One window from the genome of Saccharomyces mikatae IFO 1815 strain IFO1815 genome assembly, chromosome: 4 encodes:
- the CWC21 gene encoding U2-type spliceosomal complex subunit CWC21 (similar to Saccharomyces cerevisiae CWC21 (YDR482C); ancestral locus Anc_8.503) yields MSYNGIGLKSAKGSSTSGHVQRSLASNPNRRRPQDSQLQRLQQQKAIKKASRDKANRPLAVQKQMETHLEKREIEVQVSELRDRLEEDESVSEEQIDKKCEALRAKLTSEWQEQQRISSLYTSRKARLTEE; encoded by the coding sequence ATGTCGTACAACGGAATAGGGCTTAAATCAGCAAAAGGATCATCTACGTCAGGCCACGTGCAGCGATCGCTTGCCAGTAACCCAAATAGGCGCAGGCCACAAGATAGTCAGCTGCAGCGACTGCAGCAACAAAAGGCGATTAAGAAGGCCAGCCGTGACAAGGCAAATAGGCCCCTCGCAGTGCAAAAACAGATGGAAACCCATCTAGAGAAACGTGAGATCGAGGTGCAAGTTAGCGAGCTACGCGATCGACTAGAGGAGGATGAATCGGTTTCGGAAGAGCAAATTGACAAGAAGTGTGAAGCTTTGAGAGCAAAACTGACGAGTGAGTGGCAAGAACAGCAACGAATCTCCTCTTTGTACACTTCTCGTAAGGCGCGGCTGACTGAAGAATAG
- the KRE2 gene encoding alpha-1,2-mannosyltransferase KRE2 (similar to Saccharomyces cerevisiae KRE2 (YDR483W) and KTR6 (YPL053C); ancestral locus Anc_8.505), which produces MSIFLSKRLLRFSVFAGITLVLLLTLSSNSNTNQYVPSSIASAFDFSSKSSGSGGISSEENTVTEEDDAKKLQNALNLDANDDSKSMDEESKALKATAEHADAPVDTKTTMDYITPSFDNHDGKPKACYVTLVRNRELKGLLKSIKYVENKINKKFPYPWVFLNDEEFTEEFKTEVKKAVSSEVKFGILPKEHWSYPEWIDQAKAADVRANSQYIYGDSESYRHMCRFQSGFFWRHELLDEYDWYWRVEPDIKLYCDVNYDVFKWMQDNKKVYGFAVSIHEYEITIPTLWETSMDFIQKNPQYVDKDNLMSFLSDDNGKTYNLCHFWSNFEIANLNFWRSPAYGEYFEALDHQGGFFYERWGDAPVHSIAAALFLPKDKIHYFSDIGYHHPPYDNCPLDDKVYKDNNCECDQGNDFTFQTYSCGKQYYEAQGFEKPENWKSFRD; this is translated from the coding sequence ATGTCTATATTTCTTAGCAAGAGACTGTTGAGATTTTCCGTTTTTGCCGGTATAACTCTTGTTTTGCTATTAACACTGAGTTCTAATAGTAATACCAATCAATACGTTCCATCTAGCATAGCTTCCGCGTTTGATTTTTCGTCAAAATCGTCAGGTTCGGGAGGCATCTCCagtgaagaaaatactgTTACTGAGGAAGATGATGCTAAGAAACTACAAAATGCTTTGAATCTGGATGCAAATGATGATTCCAAAAGCATGGACGAAGAATCCAAGGCTTTAAAGGCCACTGCTGAACATGCAGATGCCCCAGTAGACACCAAAACCACCATGGATTATATCACTCCATCTTTTGATAACCACGATGGCAAGCCAAAAGCTTGTTACGTCACTTTGGTGAGAAACAGGGAATTGAAAGGTTTGTTGAAGTCAATCAAGTATGtggaaaacaaaattaacaAGAAATTTCCATATCCTTGGGTTTTCTTGAACGATGAGGAATTTACTGAAGAATTCAAGACAGAAGTCAAGAAAGCCGTTTCCTCTGAAGTTAAGTTTGGTATTCTGCCCAAGGAGCATTGGTCGTATCCTGAATGGATCGATCAAGCAAAGGCTGCTGACGTCCGTGCTAACTCCCAATATATCTACGGTGATTCGGAATCTTATAGACATATGTGTCGTTTCCAATCTGGGTTTTTCTGGAGACATGAATTATTAGACGAATACGATTGGTACTGGCGTGTGGAACCAGACATCAAATTATACTGTGATGTTAACTATGATGTTTTCAAATGGATGCAGGATAATAAGAAAGTTTACGGTTTTGCTGTTTCCATTCACGAGTATGAAATCACTATCCCAACACTCTGGGAAACATCAATGGATTTCATCCAAAAGAACCCTCAATATGTAGATAAGGACAACTTAATGAGTTTCCTTTCTGATGATAACGGCAAAACATATAATTTATGTCATTTCTGGTCGAACTTTGAAATCGCGAACTTGAACTTTTGGAGATCTCCCGCATACGGAGAATACTTCGAGGCTTTGGATCATCAAGGTGGATTCTTTTACGAAAGATGGGGCGATGCACCTGTTCATTCTATTGCCGCTGCTTTGTTTTTACCAAAAGATAAGATCCATTATTTCTCCGACATTGGATATCATCATCCACCTTATGATAATTGCCCATTGGACGACAAAGTCTATAAGGATAACAACTGTGAATGTGATCAAGGTAATGATTTCACTTTCCAGACCTATTCTTGTGGTAAACAATATTATGAAGCTCAAGGATTTGAAAAGCCTGAAAATTGGAAATCATTCCGTGACTAG